One Candidatus Kuenenbacteria bacterium genomic region harbors:
- a CDS encoding GIY-YIG nuclease family protein, with translation MWYTYNLLSLKNFRIYTGSTSDLKQRFADHNKGIGGKYTADNRPFKLIHYEAFLTKIEALEQERFYKTGYGREVLMSKLHETLKYLRANKK, from the coding sequence ATGTGGTATACTTATAATTTATTAAGCCTTAAAAATTTTAGGATTTATACAGGTAGCACAAGTGATCTAAAGCAGAGATTTGCTGATCACAATAAGGGGATTGGTGGGAAGTATACAGCAGACAATAGACCTTTCAAGCTAATCCACTATGAAGCTTTTTTGACAAAAATTGAGGCATTAGAGCAGGAACGTTTTTATAAAACAGGATATGGAAGAGAGGTTTTGATGAGTAAATTACACGAAACCTTGAAGTATCTTAGAGCAAATAAAAAGTAA